The Magnolia sinica isolate HGM2019 chromosome 3, MsV1, whole genome shotgun sequence genome includes the window TCTTTGATATGTCGTCCTGAGGCAAACTCAATCCCTCCCGTTTCACTGACTTATGCAGTTCACAAAAAAATTTTGGGTCCTGAATCCTAATATATTCACGCAATACTCGTTCATGATCGGGTGACCAGTTTCTAGGGAATGGTGTATAATCACAAgaaggaattgatgacatgtgaGAGAACTGGACACCATCGATGACATCAACAAGTCCCATTCTTAAAAGATCTGAGTACTCCGGGGCGTTATTTCTACTGCTCTCTCgtaatggatggctgagatcacGGGATGCAATCTTGTATACCTTCGCACGGGACTTCAGCCTGTATCTTGCAGCATAGAGCTTGGCCAGAGAGCTCCGTATCACATAAGCACAAAACCCAACCACTTTCTTGCGGTTATCCGCATATCTATACCAATCTGCCATTGTCTCAAGAAGCTTGTTCATCTGAGCATTGGTGTGAGCCTGGCCCGCATAGAGCATTGGAGTGCAAGGCAGCGGCTCAGGGTCTCTATCACCTTTGACAAAATCGAGCCTCCTGAAATGCCGAATACACTGCTGTAAGCTAGCAGTGACTGAAAGCAGTGTCCCAACACCTCTCTCACTCACGATTGTCCCACCTGTGGCTGTATAACGCAAGGTGGGACGTATCACCCTCCGACATATTATATGATCCAAGAATTGAATGCCCCTACAGATGTGCTCAATCTGTACCTTTGAATTGTCCAATCGTAACCCATATCTGCTTTCGCAAAATTCGATCAAATCCTTCCTAACTTCAACAGCATCCTCTCTGGGCCCACGTATTCCGATCAAGATATGGGCCCCATACCGGATATAGTCCATTTTCCTCGTCTTCTCTCTCCCGCTTGATGGAACAAACTCTGGCCAAGAGGGATTATGGCAGCCATCTGTAATCGACTCTTTCCATATAGAGTCAAGCTTAGACGGGCGAAAGAACTTCACAATCTTATCATCCATCATAGCATCCAACTCATTAAGACATACATTGGCAATCAAAGGACTAAGAATCCCGCAGTGACCGTAGCAAGGGACCCTTGCGGCTTCTTCAGGCGCGAAGTTAAAGAAAGTACGTAACCAATACGGGTCGGGTTTTGGTTCGTTCTCATTCAATATTTTCTTCCTACcacctttcttctttttcttcttcttcttccttttattgAATCCATTAACATCAGCATTTTCATCATCCAACGGTCGTGATCTAGCTGGAGCTCTAATGGCCAATTTGATCAGACCCAAGACCTTCTTATCCGTAACACCCTTCTCCAAACAACCCATCAAAACATCCGTATGGACATTCTCGAAAATGTCACTCAAGTCCCCCTTCAAGAACCAAAGGTACCCAGCGAAATTACTCCGAATGGTCCGGATAACAGTATGTGCGTTCCGACCGGGGCGGAATGCATGGGACTTGGGTGAGAAGCGAGCCTCAAAAATGGGCTCCAGAATCAATAGCAAGACCTCTTGAACGACGAGGTCCTGGAAAGGGGTGTCGTCGGATTCTAGCATTGCTTTGAGCTTGCGTTTGGAGAGCAATCGGCTGATGGGGTGTTCACTGGGGGAGCGGATGTAGAGGTGAGCCTTTGTGTTCCAGAGGAATCGGCCGTCGAGGACAGCAGATTGGAGGGAAAGGAGGTTGCGGAGGACGTGGATTTGGATGGCGTTCTTGGGGGGGAAGGAACCGGTGTGGTGAGCGCAGGAGCGCTGGTAGGCGAGGATCCAGAGGTCGAATTTCTTGAGGAATCCAGTGAGGTTTGAGAATTGGGTGTTGGGGTTGGAAAAGGTTCGAAGCCAGAGGTTGGAGCATACCTGGATGGGGTCTTCTTTAATCAGAGAGTAGGGgtcttgttgttgctgctgctgcttctgttGTTGTGGGTGTTGTTGTCGTTCTCGTTGTGGGTGTTTTGGGGAATTTGGGAGAGGAgtgagaaaggaggagagaaaggtgATGGGTCTGAAGAGGGAATGGAGGGTGTTGGAGAGAAAGGGAAGGGGTTTGGAAAGAGGCATTCTGttgtttggagagagagagagagaaagagagagagattggagcgCGCTTTTGTGAATAGAATGAAGGCAAAGGTCTGATGGGCCACACGTGTTTGCTTTGAATACAGACCGTTGGTCTTTTTACTCTCTTTTGTGTATTCACCCATCCAGGATGTTTTGCAGAATTGCTTGGCCCATCGATGATGGCCGGTCCACGTGAACGGGTGGAATGATCTGAGCTGTCCATCTGCCCCTGatatatggacagcattggtCGGACTCAAATCTGTCCCTGTGATCAACAGCGAATCAAATCAGGGTTAGGAGATGGAAATAAATAATTGTTCATGTTCAAGGGGGTAGAATCAAACCGCTAGAATTGTTACAGCGGTAtgtcccaccaaatggatggtaaGGATCGGTTGAGAATGCATTTCGGTTGGCCACAGATTGGATGGTCAAGCATCATCCTTTGATTGCAACGAGTGAAGATGC containing:
- the LOC131240845 gene encoding nuclear intron maturase 1, mitochondrial — translated: MPLSKPLPFLSNTLHSLFRPITFLSSFLTPLPNSPKHPQRERQQHPQQQKQQQQQQDPYSLIKEDPIQVCSNLWLRTFSNPNTQFSNLTGFLKKFDLWILAYQRSCAHHTGSFPPKNAIQIHVLRNLLSLQSAVLDGRFLWNTKAHLYIRSPSEHPISRLLSKRKLKAMLESDDTPFQDLVVQEVLLLILEPIFEARFSPKSHAFRPGRNAHTVIRTIRSNFAGYLWFLKGDLSDIFENVHTDVLMGCLEKGVTDKKVLGLIKLAIRAPARSRPLDDENADVNGFNKRKKKKKKKKGGRKKILNENEPKPDPYWLRTFFNFAPEEAARVPCYGHCGILSPLIANVCLNELDAMMDDKIVKFFRPSKLDSIWKESITDGCHNPSWPEFVPSSGREKTRKMDYIRYGAHILIGIRGPREDAVEVRKDLIEFCESRYGLRLDNSKVQIEHICRGIQFLDHIICRRVIRPTLRYTATGGTIVSERGVGTLLSVTASLQQCIRHFRRLDFVKGDRDPEPLPCTPMLYAGQAHTNAQMNKLLETMADWYRYADNRKKVVGFCAYVIRSSLAKLYAARYRLKSRAKVYKIASRDLSHPLRESSRNNAPEYSDLLRMGLVDVIDGVQFSHMSSIPSCDYTPFPRNWSPDHERVLREYIRIQDPKFFCELHKSVKREGLSLPQDDISKIVWDYKVHGVRGDRPRGNVNQLGSFGKSDNDIGNSDIGQVF